In a genomic window of Narcine bancroftii isolate sNarBan1 chromosome 7, sNarBan1.hap1, whole genome shotgun sequence:
- the rgn gene encoding regucalcin, translating into MSSIKIECIVKDKNGIGESPVWEEKAGSLLYVDITGQKVCRWNEATKQVKMLHLDAPIGSVVPWKSGGYVLAMDKRFAFLDWEKEMVTDIATVDQDKKNNRFNDGKVDPAGRFFAGTMAMETRPAEVERAQGSVYSLQTDHSVVKHFDKVDISNGLDWSLDHKIFYYIDTLSFKVDAFDYDMQTGQISNRRTVYKLEKEEALPDGQCIDVEGKLWVACYNGGRVIRIDPETGKRIQTVKLPVDKTTSCCFGGKDYSELYVTSAADGMDEEWQRRQPQAGGIFKITGLGVKGVPPNSYAG; encoded by the exons ATGTCTTCCATTAAAATCGAGTGCATTGTGAAGGACAAGAATGGTATCGGAGAGAGCCCAGTTTGGGAAGAAAAGGCTGGGTCTCTTCTTTATGTGGATATAACAGGGCAGAAGGTGTGCAGGTGGAATGAAGCCACAAAGCAAGTGAAAATGTTGCACCTTG ATGCTCCTATTGGATCAGTGGTCCCTTGGAAGTCAGGGGGATATGTTCTGGCAATGGACAAAAGATTTGCCTTTCTGGATTGGGAAAAGGAAATGGTTACTGATATCGCCACAGTTGACCAAGATAAAAAAAACAACAGGTTTAATGATGGAAAAGTTGATCCAGCTGGACGGTTTTTTGCAG GGACCATGGCAATGGAGACTCGTCCAGCTGAAGTTGAACGTGCTCAGGGATCGGTGTACTCCCTGCAGACTGATCATTCCGTGGTCAAGCACTTTGACAAGGTGGACATTTCCAATGGTCTAGACTGGTCTCTGGATCATAAGATCTTCTATTATATAGACACCTTATCTTTTAAAGTTGATGCGTTTGATTATGACATGCAGACAGGACAGATCT CAAATCGAAGAACTGTGTACAAGCTTGAAAAAGAGGAGGCTCTTCCAGATGGCCAGTGCATTGATGTGGAGGGAAAACTTTGGGTTGCCTGCTACAATGGTGGAAGAGTCATTCGCATTGATCCTGAAACAG GTAAAAGGATCCAGACGGTAAAACTGCCTGTTGACAAGACAACATCTTGCTGCTTTGGGGGCAAGGATTACTCTGAACTTTACGTGACTTCGGCTGCAGATGGGATGGACGAAGAGTGGCAACGGAGACAGCCGCAAGCAGGAGGCATTTTTAAG ATTACCGGACTTGGAGTGAAGGGAGTTCCACCCAATTCATACGCAGGATAA